From a region of the Rhodococcus sp. 4CII genome:
- a CDS encoding DUF732 domain-containing protein yields the protein MTPGGRARLVGCGLVLAAIVLTACSEAVASDPPSPAPAASTTAASHLDARGQRYKESLTDAGIPPLPDDTLMALANGICGQLSRGTDAAAILAHLTPMAQFASATSEKGLTTEQVARVYLDAAEANYC from the coding sequence GTGACGCCGGGCGGTCGGGCCCGGCTGGTCGGGTGCGGACTCGTCCTCGCCGCGATCGTGTTGACGGCGTGTTCGGAGGCGGTTGCCTCGGACCCGCCGTCACCGGCTCCGGCTGCCTCCACCACCGCCGCGTCGCATCTGGACGCCCGCGGTCAGCGCTACAAGGAGTCGTTGACCGACGCCGGGATCCCACCACTACCCGACGACACGCTCATGGCTCTGGCAAACGGGATCTGCGGCCAGCTGTCCCGGGGCACCGACGCGGCGGCCATCCTCGCACATCTGACCCCGATGGCGCAGTTCGCCTCGGCGACATCCGAGAAGGGTCTCACCACCGAACAGGTGGCGCGGGTCTATCTCGATGCCGCCGAAGCGAACTACTGCTGA
- a CDS encoding ATP-binding domain-containing protein, whose translation MPDEDTSRDERELEQQYVTMLYTRLDGLRQYAANRLSRVLLETGGTPQARSERESFNQLYTEDLAKYDAAENGLCFGRIDLDGEHRYIGRLGILDEENDYETMLLDWRAPLARPFYLATPAAPDGVSRRRHIRTRSRRVTAVNDEYLDLAAAEAAGTVTGSDGVAGESALLAALNAARTGQMNDIVETIQGEQDAIIRSEHKSVLVVQGGPGTGKTAVALHRAAYLLYTYRQQLAKAGVLIIGPNATFLDYIGQVLPSLGETGVLLSTIGDLYPGVRAIGEDGLEAGEIKGSLDMLDVLKKAVRDRQEVPSRPVELTFDTYRITLDRKVVTRARGRARSSRRPHNLARPIFVSAVIEALAQQLADTLGANVVDGGNLLSRDDIADMRDEMREDPEIMAAISALWPELSPQQVLAELYASPKRLLDAAPNLTEAQRESLRRPVVRGFSAADAPLLDELAELLGVDDAAERERARRQWRAQIADAQGALDILTGSAPQDLEDELDPEILMAYDLIDAGQLAARHDVGQHQTTAERAAGDRTWTYGHVIVDEAQELSEMAWRMLMRRIPNRWMTLVGDTAQTGDPAGTSSWQRILEPYVAKRWKLTELTVNYRTPAEIMTTARRVLAEIDAEQTVPRSVRESGFAPWALRVAEDDLADTVRTCVSREAGPGTTVVIGGHNLVAALADLRSDSVSVLTVRDVKGLEFDSVLIAEPQDILDESPRGMNDLYVALTRATQRLGVLHSGPLPEVLTDLAPAEAGTQS comes from the coding sequence TTGCCCGACGAGGACACGTCACGCGACGAGCGCGAGCTCGAGCAGCAGTATGTGACGATGCTCTACACCCGACTGGACGGACTCCGCCAGTACGCGGCGAATCGGCTGAGCCGCGTACTGCTCGAAACCGGGGGAACGCCGCAGGCCCGCAGCGAGCGGGAGTCGTTCAACCAGCTCTACACCGAAGACCTCGCAAAGTACGACGCCGCCGAGAACGGGCTCTGCTTCGGGCGCATCGACCTCGACGGCGAACATCGCTACATCGGTCGACTCGGGATCCTCGACGAGGAGAACGACTACGAGACGATGCTCCTCGATTGGCGTGCGCCCCTTGCCCGCCCGTTCTACCTCGCCACCCCGGCAGCCCCCGACGGCGTCTCCCGTCGACGGCACATCCGCACCCGGAGCCGCCGGGTGACGGCCGTCAACGACGAGTACCTCGACCTGGCGGCCGCGGAGGCTGCGGGCACCGTCACCGGCTCGGACGGCGTGGCCGGTGAGAGCGCGCTGCTCGCGGCCTTGAACGCGGCCCGCACCGGTCAGATGAACGATATCGTCGAGACGATCCAGGGTGAGCAGGACGCGATCATCCGGTCCGAGCACAAGAGCGTGCTCGTGGTCCAGGGGGGTCCCGGGACCGGCAAGACCGCCGTCGCGCTGCACCGCGCCGCCTACCTGCTGTACACCTACCGCCAGCAGCTCGCGAAGGCCGGCGTCCTGATCATCGGCCCCAATGCCACCTTCCTCGACTACATCGGCCAGGTGCTGCCCTCACTCGGTGAAACGGGTGTGCTGCTGTCGACCATCGGAGATCTGTACCCCGGGGTCCGCGCCATCGGCGAGGACGGTCTCGAGGCCGGCGAGATCAAGGGCTCTCTCGACATGCTGGACGTCCTCAAGAAGGCTGTCCGGGATCGGCAGGAAGTGCCGTCGCGACCGGTCGAACTGACGTTCGACACCTACCGCATCACCCTCGACCGTAAGGTCGTCACACGCGCTCGGGGCCGCGCGCGGTCGTCGCGGCGCCCACACAACCTGGCCCGCCCCATCTTCGTCTCGGCCGTGATCGAGGCGCTGGCCCAGCAGCTCGCGGACACGTTGGGTGCCAACGTCGTCGACGGCGGCAACCTGCTGAGCCGGGACGACATCGCCGACATGCGCGACGAGATGCGTGAGGACCCGGAAATCATGGCGGCGATCAGCGCTCTGTGGCCGGAGCTGTCGCCGCAGCAGGTCCTCGCCGAGCTGTACGCCTCGCCGAAGCGGCTGCTCGATGCCGCCCCGAATCTGACCGAAGCGCAACGTGAGTCGTTGCGCCGCCCCGTCGTGCGCGGCTTCAGTGCCGCCGACGCGCCGCTTCTCGACGAACTGGCGGAACTGCTCGGCGTCGACGACGCCGCCGAACGGGAGCGCGCCCGCCGACAGTGGCGGGCCCAGATCGCGGATGCCCAGGGCGCCCTGGACATCCTGACGGGTTCGGCGCCTCAGGACCTCGAAGACGAGCTGGACCCCGAGATCTTGATGGCCTACGACCTGATCGACGCCGGCCAGCTCGCCGCGCGCCACGACGTCGGGCAGCACCAGACCACCGCGGAGCGCGCCGCGGGAGACCGCACGTGGACCTACGGTCACGTGATCGTCGACGAGGCGCAGGAACTCTCGGAGATGGCCTGGCGAATGCTCATGCGCCGCATACCGAATCGGTGGATGACACTCGTCGGGGACACGGCGCAGACCGGCGACCCGGCGGGAACGTCGTCGTGGCAGCGCATTCTCGAGCCGTACGTGGCGAAACGGTGGAAGCTGACGGAACTGACCGTCAACTACCGCACACCGGCGGAGATCATGACGACGGCGCGGCGGGTTCTCGCCGAGATCGACGCCGAACAGACCGTGCCGCGCTCGGTCCGCGAATCCGGCTTCGCGCCGTGGGCTCTGCGGGTCGCCGAGGACGACCTCGCCGATACCGTGCGGACCTGTGTGTCCAGGGAAGCCGGACCGGGCACCACCGTCGTGATCGGGGGTCACAACCTGGTCGCGGCCCTCGCCGACCTGCGATCCGACTCCGTCAGTGTCCTGACGGTGCGGGATGTGAAGGGATTGGAATTCGACTCGGTGCTCATCGCCGAGCCGCAGGACATCCTGGACGAGTCGCCGCGCGGCATGAATGATCTGTACGTGGCCCTGACCCGCGCGACGCAACGACTCGGTGTTCTGCATTCCGGGCCGTTGCCCGAGGTGTTGACCGATCTCGCTCCGGCCGAGGCCGGGACCCAGTCGTGA
- a CDS encoding SCO6745 family protein — protein sequence MDAHTAGRTARSLELLHSLSYFVPEVEERLVEAGLEPGRMGYFAGRSAPMGAVGASVVTATFFNFSPAVIESVVPRAWGLATPTAVVEARYRAVGEAYVRLLGESVTTSPEMAEAAELASIAARGIPGVEGRPLYAGYADVEWPDAPHLAFWHALTLLREYRGDGHVAALQTAGLSGLESLITHTATGFGFQKKFAITRRAWTQDQWDSACDSLRDREILDARGELTADGKELRELVEDLTDDLALAPWAALGEDGAARLVELATPWRDTIVADGVFPAGVFGPRVRTSL from the coding sequence ATGGATGCACACACCGCAGGTCGCACGGCTCGGTCCTTGGAGTTACTCCACTCGCTGAGTTATTTCGTCCCCGAGGTCGAGGAGCGCCTGGTCGAGGCAGGTCTGGAACCGGGACGGATGGGCTACTTCGCGGGTCGTTCCGCTCCGATGGGCGCGGTCGGCGCGAGCGTCGTCACTGCCACGTTCTTCAACTTCAGTCCGGCCGTGATCGAGTCGGTCGTTCCGCGCGCCTGGGGTCTGGCCACACCCACAGCCGTCGTCGAGGCGCGGTACCGGGCGGTCGGGGAGGCGTACGTTCGACTGCTCGGTGAATCGGTGACCACTTCGCCGGAGATGGCCGAGGCGGCCGAACTCGCATCGATTGCGGCACGGGGCATCCCGGGTGTCGAGGGCAGACCGCTGTATGCGGGATACGCGGATGTGGAGTGGCCGGACGCACCGCATCTCGCGTTCTGGCATGCGCTCACCTTGCTGCGCGAGTACCGCGGCGACGGCCATGTCGCCGCCCTGCAGACGGCGGGCCTGAGCGGACTCGAATCGCTGATCACGCACACCGCGACAGGATTCGGGTTCCAGAAGAAGTTCGCGATCACCCGCCGCGCCTGGACCCAGGATCAGTGGGATTCGGCATGCGACAGCCTGCGAGACCGGGAGATCCTGGACGCAAGGGGCGAACTCACCGCCGACGGCAAGGAACTGCGGGAACTGGTCGAGGATCTCACCGACGATCTGGCGCTGGCTCCGTGGGCCGCGCTGGGCGAGGACGGGGCGGCCCGGCTCGTCGAACTCGCGACCCCGTGGCGTGACACGATCGTCGCCGACGGGGTGTTCCCCGCCGGTGTGTTCGGTCCCAGGGTCCGCACGTCACTCTGA
- the uvrB gene encoding excinuclease ABC subunit UvrB, protein MAFASEHPVVAHSEFRPIGEIERSDARFEVVSDHKPAGDQPTAIADLERRINAGEKDVVLLGATGTGKSATTAWLIEKVQRPTLVMAPNKTLAAQLANELRDMLPHNAVEYFVSYYDYYQPEAYIAQTDTYIEKDSSINDDVERLRHSATSSLLSRRDVVVVASVSCIYGLGTPQSYLDRSVQLEVGVEVPRDALLRLLVDVQYNRNDVAFTRGSFRVRGDTVEIIPSYEELAVRIEFFGDEIEALYYLHPLTGDVVRQVDSVRIFPATHYVAGPERMERAVKDIEAELEERLADLENKGKLLEAQRLRMRTQYDLEMIKQVGFCSGIENYSRHIDGRGPGTAPATLIDYFPEDFLLVIDESHVTVPQIGAMYEGDMSRKRNLVDFGFRLPSATDNRPLTWEEFTQRIGQTVYLSATPGKYELGQAGGEFVEQVIRPTGLVDPEVVVKPTKGQIDDLVHEIRERADRDERVLVTTLTKKMAEDLTDYLLELGIRVRYLHSDIDTLRRVELLRQLRLGEYDVLVGINLLREGLDLPEVSLVAILDADKEGFLRSSTSLIQTIGRAARNVSGQVHMYADKITDSMRHAIEETERRREKQVAYNEKMGVDPQPLRKKIADILDQVYEEADDTASGVEIGGSGRNATRGRRAQGEAGRSVSAGVYEGRDTKSMPRAELADLVKQLTDQMMNAARDLQFELAGRLRDEIADLKKELRGMDAAGLK, encoded by the coding sequence ATGGCGTTTGCATCCGAGCACCCCGTGGTGGCACATTCCGAGTTCCGTCCCATCGGGGAGATCGAGCGGTCGGACGCACGCTTCGAGGTCGTCAGCGACCATAAACCGGCCGGCGACCAGCCGACGGCGATCGCGGACCTCGAACGCCGCATCAATGCCGGTGAGAAGGATGTGGTCCTGCTCGGCGCCACCGGTACCGGCAAATCCGCGACGACGGCGTGGCTGATCGAGAAGGTGCAGCGGCCCACGTTGGTGATGGCGCCCAACAAGACGCTCGCCGCGCAGTTGGCCAACGAGTTGCGCGACATGCTGCCCCACAACGCCGTCGAGTACTTCGTCTCGTACTACGACTACTACCAGCCCGAGGCGTACATCGCGCAGACCGACACCTACATCGAGAAGGACTCGTCGATCAACGACGACGTCGAGCGGTTGCGGCACTCGGCCACGTCGAGCCTGCTCTCGCGGCGGGACGTGGTCGTGGTGGCGTCCGTGTCCTGCATTTACGGTCTCGGCACTCCGCAGTCGTACCTCGACCGTTCGGTGCAGCTCGAGGTCGGTGTGGAGGTGCCGCGCGACGCCCTGTTGCGGCTGCTGGTCGACGTGCAGTACAACCGCAACGACGTGGCGTTCACCCGCGGATCGTTCCGGGTGCGCGGTGACACAGTCGAGATCATCCCCTCGTACGAGGAACTGGCGGTGCGGATCGAGTTCTTCGGCGACGAGATCGAGGCGCTGTACTACCTGCACCCCCTCACCGGGGACGTCGTGCGGCAGGTCGACTCGGTGCGCATCTTCCCGGCCACGCACTACGTCGCCGGTCCCGAACGGATGGAACGCGCCGTCAAGGACATCGAAGCGGAACTCGAGGAGCGGCTGGCCGACCTCGAGAACAAGGGCAAGCTTCTCGAGGCGCAGCGGCTTCGGATGCGCACCCAGTACGACCTCGAGATGATCAAACAGGTCGGGTTCTGCTCCGGCATCGAGAACTACTCGCGCCACATCGACGGTCGTGGTCCGGGCACGGCGCCCGCGACGCTCATCGACTACTTCCCGGAGGACTTCCTCCTGGTCATCGACGAGTCCCACGTGACGGTCCCGCAGATCGGTGCCATGTACGAGGGGGACATGTCGCGGAAGCGCAACCTCGTCGATTTCGGGTTCCGGTTGCCGTCCGCCACCGACAACCGTCCGCTGACGTGGGAGGAGTTCACCCAGCGCATCGGGCAGACGGTGTACCTGTCGGCCACACCGGGCAAATACGAGCTGGGGCAGGCCGGCGGCGAGTTCGTCGAACAGGTCATCCGCCCGACGGGTCTCGTCGATCCCGAGGTGGTGGTCAAACCGACCAAGGGGCAGATCGACGATCTCGTGCACGAGATCCGCGAGCGCGCCGACCGCGACGAGCGGGTCCTCGTCACCACCTTGACGAAGAAGATGGCGGAAGATCTCACCGACTACCTCCTCGAGCTGGGCATCCGGGTGCGGTACCTGCACTCGGATATCGACACGCTGCGACGTGTCGAACTGCTCCGGCAACTCCGGCTGGGGGAGTACGACGTCCTGGTGGGTATCAACCTGCTGCGTGAGGGTCTCGACCTTCCCGAGGTGTCGTTGGTGGCCATCCTCGACGCCGACAAGGAGGGCTTCCTCCGCAGCTCGACGAGCCTCATCCAGACCATCGGCCGCGCGGCTCGTAACGTCTCCGGCCAGGTCCACATGTACGCCGACAAGATCACCGACTCGATGCGGCACGCGATCGAGGAGACGGAGCGGCGACGCGAGAAGCAGGTGGCCTACAACGAGAAAATGGGCGTCGATCCGCAGCCGCTGCGAAAGAAGATCGCCGACATCCTCGACCAGGTGTACGAGGAGGCGGACGACACGGCGAGCGGCGTCGAGATCGGCGGTTCGGGGCGCAATGCCACCCGCGGTCGCCGCGCCCAGGGGGAGGCGGGACGCTCGGTCAGTGCCGGCGTGTACGAGGGCCGCGACACCAAGTCGATGCCCAGGGCGGAGTTGGCGGATCTGGTCAAGCAGTTGACCGATCAGATGATGAACGCGGCCCGCGATCTGCAGTTCGAACTCGCCGGGCGGCTGCGCGACGAGATCGCCGATCTGAAGAAGGAATTGCGCGGCATGGATGCGGCGGGCCTGAAGTAG
- a CDS encoding MBL fold metallo-hydrolase — MTEQPMVIEDSYTGHVSPGSAPQRRTVPGATITKMSVGPMDNNVYLVVCSATGKSVLVDAANEADRINQLIGEHAPSLDLIVTTHQHGDHWLALEDVASATRVDTAAHPLDADALPVRPDRLLDDGDTIGVGDITLDVIHLAGHTPGSIALALTEADGGRTHLFTGDSLFPGGVGKTADAKAFASLLSDVETKLFDRYGDDTVVYPGHGDDTTLGAERPHLGEWRERGW, encoded by the coding sequence ATGACCGAGCAGCCCATGGTGATAGAAGACTCGTACACCGGCCACGTCTCCCCCGGTTCGGCGCCGCAGCGCCGCACGGTTCCGGGAGCCACGATCACGAAGATGTCCGTCGGCCCCATGGACAACAACGTGTACCTGGTCGTCTGTTCCGCCACCGGAAAATCCGTCCTCGTCGACGCCGCCAACGAGGCGGACCGCATCAACCAACTGATCGGCGAACACGCGCCGTCCCTCGACTTGATCGTCACCACCCACCAGCACGGTGACCACTGGCTGGCGCTCGAGGACGTCGCGTCCGCCACGCGCGTCGACACCGCCGCCCATCCCCTCGACGCCGACGCGCTCCCCGTCCGTCCCGACCGGCTTCTCGACGACGGCGACACCATCGGGGTCGGTGACATCACCCTCGACGTGATCCACCTCGCCGGCCACACCCCCGGTTCCATCGCACTCGCGCTCACGGAAGCGGACGGCGGACGCACCCACCTCTTCACCGGCGATTCCCTCTTCCCCGGCGGTGTCGGCAAGACCGCCGACGCGAAGGCATTCGCGTCCCTGCTGTCCGACGTCGAAACCAAGCTCTTCGACCGCTACGGCGACGACACCGTCGTCTACCCCGGTCACGGTGACGACACCACTCTCGGCGCCGAGCGCCCGCACCTCGGAGAGTGGCGCGAGCGCGGCTGGTGA
- a CDS encoding DUF402 domain-containing protein, translating into MAGASHGIHPPKVEYFDLRDHTNTDPKGFVRHVDHYRVEPWGLYMARTSDHRQFHYLESWLLPDLGLRASIFHYHPYHQRDQDHYVDIGTFTRGDDVWKSEDHYLDLVIRTGRDTELLDVDELMEAHSTGLLDAATAEQAILTATTAIDGIAAHGHDLGRWLASLGMPIDWR; encoded by the coding sequence ATGGCAGGCGCGAGTCACGGCATCCACCCACCGAAGGTCGAGTACTTCGACCTACGAGATCACACCAACACCGACCCCAAGGGTTTCGTCCGCCACGTCGACCACTACCGCGTCGAGCCGTGGGGTCTGTACATGGCACGCACCTCCGACCACCGGCAGTTCCACTACCTGGAGTCGTGGCTGCTCCCCGACCTCGGTCTGCGCGCGTCGATCTTCCACTACCACCCCTACCACCAGCGCGATCAGGACCACTACGTCGACATCGGCACTTTCACCCGGGGCGACGACGTGTGGAAGTCCGAGGACCACTATCTGGATCTGGTGATCCGCACCGGCCGTGACACCGAACTTCTCGACGTCGACGAACTGATGGAAGCGCACAGCACCGGCCTGCTCGACGCGGCGACGGCCGAGCAGGCGATCCTCACCGCGACCACGGCGATCGACGGGATTGCCGCGCACGGTCACGACCTCGGACGCTGGCTGGCGTCGCTCGGCATGCCGATCGACTGGCGGTGA
- a CDS encoding DoxX family protein has protein sequence MLVRRIARPLLSAIFISGGIDALRNPAQKAQAAAPLIDKSTETLPESVTQKIPSDPETLVKINAAVQIGGGVLLATGKAPRLASLALAGSLVPTTVVGHDFWNETDPAKKAAQRTQFLKNVSLLGGLLIAAVDTEAKPSLGWRGRRAARHARETVAEALPLGSSHDHHGPEIGEVLAAASERARMLSGEAAERGSGLLEVAKDRGAEFAKLAADRGPEWADVAKERGSEWADVAKEHGSEWAEVARERGAELVELARERGTELVEAAREHGPELAEAAREKGGEWAGTAAERGEVLSKRARKQAETALEKAREKRDELSH, from the coding sequence ATGCTCGTCCGTCGTATCGCTCGCCCACTGCTGTCCGCGATCTTCATCAGCGGAGGGATCGATGCACTTCGAAATCCGGCGCAGAAGGCACAGGCCGCCGCACCATTGATCGACAAGTCCACCGAGACGCTTCCCGAGTCCGTCACTCAGAAAATCCCCTCCGACCCGGAGACGTTGGTCAAGATCAACGCCGCCGTGCAGATCGGCGGCGGCGTGCTGCTCGCGACCGGGAAGGCACCACGCCTCGCGTCGCTCGCGCTCGCAGGCAGCCTCGTGCCCACTACCGTTGTGGGGCACGACTTCTGGAACGAGACCGACCCGGCGAAAAAGGCGGCTCAGCGTACCCAGTTCCTCAAGAACGTCAGCTTGCTCGGCGGGCTGTTGATCGCCGCCGTCGACACGGAGGCGAAGCCCTCCCTCGGCTGGCGTGGACGCCGCGCCGCACGGCACGCGCGCGAGACCGTGGCCGAGGCCCTGCCCCTCGGATCGAGTCACGACCATCACGGTCCCGAGATCGGGGAGGTACTGGCGGCGGCATCGGAGCGGGCCCGCATGCTGTCCGGCGAGGCCGCCGAGCGCGGGTCCGGTCTCCTCGAGGTCGCGAAGGACCGCGGCGCCGAATTCGCGAAGCTCGCGGCGGATCGCGGCCCCGAGTGGGCGGACGTCGCCAAGGAACGCGGCTCCGAATGGGCGGATGTCGCCAAGGAACACGGCTCCGAGTGGGCCGAGGTGGCCAGGGAGCGCGGCGCGGAACTCGTCGAACTGGCGAGGGAACGCGGCACGGAACTCGTCGAGGCGGCGAGGGAGCACGGCCCCGAATTGGCCGAGGCCGCCCGCGAGAAGGGCGGCGAATGGGCCGGCACCGCCGCAGAACGCGGCGAGGTCCTGAGCAAGCGGGCCCGCAAGCAAGCGGAAACCGCGCTCGAGAAGGCCCGCGAGAAGCGGGACGAACTGTCCCACTGA
- a CDS encoding universal stress protein, whose amino-acid sequence MSAYRTVVVGTDGSESSFLAVEKAAAIAGDAGAKLIIACAYYPADPKDVGQAADALGDEAYQITGSAPTYEILRTAKERAHAAGAKEVVERAVVGAPVESLLNLVDEVEAGLLVIGNRGLNTLTGRLLGSVPSDAARKSTSDVLIVHTVR is encoded by the coding sequence ATGAGCGCCTACCGGACCGTTGTCGTCGGAACCGATGGCTCCGAGTCGTCGTTTCTGGCCGTCGAGAAGGCCGCCGCCATCGCGGGGGACGCCGGTGCCAAGCTGATCATCGCCTGCGCGTACTACCCCGCCGACCCGAAGGACGTCGGGCAGGCCGCCGACGCTCTCGGCGACGAGGCATACCAGATCACCGGTTCGGCCCCGACGTACGAGATTCTGCGCACCGCGAAGGAGCGTGCCCACGCCGCCGGTGCCAAAGAGGTCGTGGAACGTGCCGTCGTCGGTGCCCCTGTCGAGTCGCTGCTGAACCTGGTCGACGAGGTCGAGGCCGGCCTGCTGGTGATCGGCAACCGTGGTCTCAACACCCTCACGGGGCGACTCTTGGGCTCGGTGCCGTCCGATGCCGCGCGCAAGTCCACATCCGACGTCCTCATCGTTCACACGGTGCGCTGA